TAACAAAACCATTGCCACCATGTATTTGTACTGCTTCTATAGAATGTTCCATCGCTACTTTCGATGCGTATAATTTAGCCACGGCACTCGATACATCGTAGTTGTTGCCTTGGTCTTTATCCCAAGCGGCTTTCATTACTAAATGGCGTGCTGCTTCAATTTCGGTGTACATATCGGCTAATTTAAAAGCGATGGCTTGGTGGTTGCATATTTCAGTCCCAAAAGCTTTGCGCTCTTTTGAGTATTTTAAAGCCAATTCAAAGGCCCCCGAAGCAATACCTAAAGCTTGTGAAGCGATGCCTATTCGACCACCAGATAGTGTTTTCATGGCAAATCTAAATCCAGAACCATCGTCGCCAATTCTATTTTCTTTAGGAACTTTGACATCGTTAAATTGTAAGGTATGTGTGTCGCTTCCGCGAATGCCTAATTTATTTTCTTTTGGTCCAACATGAAAACCTTCCATGCCTTTTTCAACAATAAAAACATTAATACCATGCGAACCTTTATCTCTATCTGTTTGCGCTATTACTAAATATACATCGGCTCGTCCACCATTGGTAATCCAGTTTTTTGTGCCATTTAATACATAGTGATCCCCTTTATCAATAGCCGTCGTTTTTTGAGACGTTGCATCACTACCAGCTTCAGGTTCGCTTAAACAGAAAGCGCCAACAAACTCGCCCGTTGCCAATTTTGTTAAATATTTTTGTTTTTGTTCTTCAGAACCAAACGCTTCAAAACCATAACATACCAATGAGTTATTAACAGATACAATAACTGAAGCAGATGCATCAATTTTTGATAATTCTTCCATAATTAGCACATAAGATATAGCATCCATGCCACTGCCACCATATTTTGGATCTACCATAATACCGAGAAAGCCTAAATCGCCCATTTTTTTTACTAACTCCTTTGGGAAATGTTGATTTTCATCACGTTCAATAACACCGGGAAGTAATTCTGTTTGAGCAAAATCACGAGCGGCGTCTCGTATCATAATATGTTCTTCGGAAAGATTAAAATTCATAATTCTCAATTAAGATGATGATTCATTAAAATATATTTACAAATATAGCTTTTTAGTGTTAATTATTTAATGAGGATTGTTATTTTTGTTCCATATGATAAAAGACGAATATAAAGTTGTGGGTGTTATGTCTGGCACATCATTAGATGGTGTAGATTTTGTTTACGCCACATTTAAATTTGATAAAACTTGGCATTTTAAAATTATTTATTCTGAAACTATAGCTTACAATTCACAATGGGTGGAAAACCTTAGAGGGCTGGTTTCTTTTAACTTAGAAGGCTTAAAAGAAATGGATAATAATTACACCAATTTCTTGTCCATGCGCATTGCAGCCTTTATAAATAAATTTGAAATTAAAAATATTGATGCTATTTGTTCGCATGGTCATACGGCACTGCATCGGCCAGAAAAAGGGTTGACGTATCAAATAGGTAATATGCCGCATTTAGCTGTATTGCTAGAGCAAACAGTAGTTTGCGATTTTAGAGTGCAAGATGTTGAATTAGGCGGACAAGGGGCGCCTTTAGTGCCAATAGGTGATAGATTATTATTTTCTGAATACGATTTTTGTTTGAACTTAGGTGGGTTTGCTAATATTTCTACCGAGATTGACGGAGAACGTATTGCTTATGATGTATGTCCTGTAAATATTGTTTTAAACAGTTATGTTAAACAATTGGGGTTTGATTATGATGATGAAGGCAAGATTGCTTCAACAGGAACTATTAATGATGAATTACTTGAAAAATTAAACAACCTAGAATTTTACAAAGCAAATTACCCAAAATCTTTAGGGCTTGAATGGGTAGATAAATATGTTTTTCCACTTGTAAATGCCTTTCAACTAGAAATAAAAGATGTTTTAAAAACATTCGTAGAGCATGTGGCTATACAGCTTGCTTGTGAAATAAACAAGAAAAAGGAAGCGACTGTTTTAGCGACTGGCGGAGGTGTTTATAATGCCTATTTAGTAGAGAGACTAGAAGTGTATTCCAAAAATAAAATTATCATACCATCAAAATCTATTGTAGAATTTAAAGAAGCTTTAATCTTTGGTTTCTTAGGAGTTTTAAAGATTCGCAATGAAGTGAATTGTTTAAAAAGTGTTACAGGTGCAAGCAAAAATCACAGTTCAGGCAGGATATATCTTCCTTAAAAAATAATGTAAAATTAACCTCGACGGGTTTTAGTTTTTTATATTTGTTTAATTAATAATTAAAATGCTTTTTTTAAATGACTCAATTTTTGAGGTTTGTTAATGTGAAATACAGTGAACTAAGAAAATTAAAACTAAAAACAGAATCAATCGATACAGTTGTAAAATAATTATTTACAAGAAATTACTAAGATAATGCATCCAAAATTATTTTAATAGAAAGGGTTTTCAATCCTATAGTTGTTATTGATAGTTAAAACAAAGTGTACTCTATCTAACAGTTTGTTAGGTAATGCGTTGTTGCCAATATGATTATGGGTTTATAAAATATAAATGTACTGTAATTCAAGGTGTTGTGAATATGGGTGTTGTAGCTGTATTTTATTTGTCTGAAATGCGTGCAAAAGTGGTTGGAATTAGCGATATTGCAAGCGTTTTATTTCATGAAGAAAGCTTTACTTTTAAAGAGATTACAAATCTATTTTTGGTGAAATCGGGAAATATTTTAGTATACAATTTAAAACATATATAGTAACCAATCTAAAATTGACATGAATGCGACCGCTTTTGAAATAGCATTAAGTCAATTTATATAATTTATTAATTTTTATGGAAGCAGCAATTATTTTAGTATTTGTAATAGGTTATTTGGCAATTACGCTAGAACACAATCTAAAAATAGATAAACTTATACCAGCATTAGTGATGATGGCTATTTGTTGGGCATTAATATCATTAGGTTTAGACAGTTTTCCTAATTGGTTTGATTCGGCTAAACATAGTTTAGTTGACGGTTTTGCAGGTTTTGCACCAGAAGAAAAACTTCATTTAATGGAAGAAACCTTATTGCATCATCTTGGAAAAACTGCTGAAATACTAGTATTTCTTTTAGGAGCAATGACTATTGTAGAAATCATTGATTACTTTGATGGGTTTGCAACTATAAAAAACTTTGTAAAAACTAAAAAGAAGACAAAAATATTATGGCTTTTTGGCTTTTTAGCATTTATTTTATCAGCAATTATCGATAACCTTACTGCAACGATTGTGCTTATTTCAATTCTTCAAAAAATTGTAAAAGATAGAGAAGTTCGTATATGGTTTGCGGGTTTAATAATAATTGCCGCAAATGCAGGAGGTGCTTGGTCTCCTATAGGAGATGTTACAACGACGATGCTTTGGATTGGTAAAAAAGTGTCTACAGGTCATTTAATGGGCTATTTATTAATTCCATCATTTTTGTGTATGGCAGTGCCAACTTTGATAGCTTCTTTTCTTCCAGCATTTAAAGGAGATTTAGAGATTGAAGAAGTAGAAGAAAAAAAGAAATCAAAATTTGGGAGTACTATGTTGTATTTAGGCTTAGGGGCCATTGTATTTGTGCCAATATTTAAAATGGTAACACACCTGCCTCCATATGTAGGTATGATGTTATCTTTGGGTGTTGTGGCTGTTTTTGCAGAAATATATAGCTCTTCAAAATTTAGTATCAGCGATTTCAATGATGCGGCAGAGAGTGATGCCCATGCACACCACAGTCCAGTACATAGTTCTTTATCAAAAATCGAATTACCTAGTATATTATTTTTCTTAGGTATTTTAATGGCAGTTGCTGCTTTAGAGTCTTTAGGTGTTTTATTTGAATTTGCCGATTCATTAAAAGAAGGTATGCCAATGCTTGGAACCGAGCTGCATCATTCAGGAGTGTCCGATTTAGTGATGTTGTTATTGGGAGTTGGTTCAGCAGTTATTGATAATGTACCTTTAGTCGCAGCGAGTTTAGGGATGTTTTCAGAGCCCATGGATAATGAGCTTTGGCATTTCGTAGCATTTTCTGCCGGAACAGGAGGTAGTATGTTAATTATAGGTTCTGCAGCAGGTGTAGTTGCTATGGGAATGGAGAAAATTGATTTTTTCTGGTACTTAAAGAAAATTTCATGGCTTGCAGCAATTGGATTTTTAGTAGGCTCGGCAGCATTCATGGTAACCAGAACATTGTTTTAATACCCTTGTCATTTTTAAATAAAAAGAATCAATAGTATCTATTTTATACTTAAACAAAAAAAGAATCGTTATACACTTCAAGAAATATATTTTTTATGCTGAATACATTATTACAAAATACACAAGAAGGAGCAGAGTTGCTTACGGATGAGGTACCTGTTCAAAAAACACTTTCAATTATAGAATTAATTAGTAGTGGTGGAGTTGCAGGACAATTTATCATTGCTTTACTTTTTTTAATGCTGGTAGGAGCCATTTATATTTATTTTGAACGCATGTTTGCTATAAAAGCAGCATCACAAATAGATGGAAATTTTATGAATCAAATTAAAGATCATGTATCCCATGGGAAAATTGATTCCGCGCAAATACTTTGCGCTCAAGTAAATTCACCCGTGTCTAGATTAATTGGTAAGGGTATTTCAAGAATAGGAAAACCTTTAGCCGATATTAATACAGCTATAGAAAATGCAGGTAGACTAGAAGTTTATGGTTTAGAAAAAAACGTAAGTGTTTTAGCTACAATTTCTGGAGCCGCTCCAATGATTGGATTTTTAGGGACGGTTATTGGTATGATCTTATCCATATTTGAAATTGCAAATTCTGGTGGACAAATTGATATTAAGTTACTTGCAGATGGGTTGTATACAGCTATGACAACTACAGTAGCAGGTTTAATTGTTGGTATTGTAGCTTACATGGCTTTTAATCATTTAGTTGTGAAAACTGACAAAGTGGTATATCAAATGGAAGCTAATTCCTTAGAGTTTTTAGATCATTTAAATGAACCTACATAAAAAATGAATTTAAAAGGTAGAAATAAAGTAACGCCAGAATTTAGTATGGCCTCTATGACAGATATTGTTTTTCTGTTACTCATTTTTTTTATGTTAGCTTCAACCTTGGTAACTACCAATGCTATTGATATACTATTGCCAAAAGCTAGTGGAAAAACCGAGAACAAGAAGTCTATAGCGGTTAGTATAAAAGCAGATTTAACTTATTATATAGACCAAAAGCGAGTAGGTGAAAGCGTTTTAGAAAACGAATTATTAGCAGCCTTATCTTCAGAAGAAAAGCCAACCATTGTTTTAAGAGCTGAAAAATCAGTACCTGTTGAAAATGTAGTTAAGGTCATGGATATTGCTAACCGAAACAAGTTTAAAGTTATACTAGCAGTACAGCCTAATTAATTCACTATTGCGTAAAACGGCACGATTTTAGATTATTCTAATCAAAGAAATCATTAATCCAAATGAAGTATTTCAGAACCATTCATGAAAAGAATTCAGCAAAATTAACAGCATTAATTTCTGTTATAATATTGCTGCTATTATTTGTGGTTGGGGCGCCTTATGTTGATCCACCAGAGGAATACGGGATTGCAGTAAATTTTGGAACAACCGATTTTGGTTCAGGAAC
The genomic region above belongs to Mariniflexile litorale and contains:
- a CDS encoding acyl-CoA dehydrogenase produces the protein MNFNLSEEHIMIRDAARDFAQTELLPGVIERDENQHFPKELVKKMGDLGFLGIMVDPKYGGSGMDAISYVLIMEELSKIDASASVIVSVNNSLVCYGFEAFGSEEQKQKYLTKLATGEFVGAFCLSEPEAGSDATSQKTTAIDKGDHYVLNGTKNWITNGGRADVYLVIAQTDRDKGSHGINVFIVEKGMEGFHVGPKENKLGIRGSDTHTLQFNDVKVPKENRIGDDGSGFRFAMKTLSGGRIGIASQALGIASGAFELALKYSKERKAFGTEICNHQAIAFKLADMYTEIEAARHLVMKAAWDKDQGNNYDVSSAVAKLYASKVAMEHSIEAVQIHGGNGFVKDYHVERLMRDAKITQIYEGTSEIQKIVISRSLIKQ
- a CDS encoding biopolymer transporter ExbD, with product MNLKGRNKVTPEFSMASMTDIVFLLLIFFMLASTLVTTNAIDILLPKASGKTENKKSIAVSIKADLTYYIDQKRVGESVLENELLAALSSEEKPTIVLRAEKSVPVENVVKVMDIANRNKFKVILAVQPN
- a CDS encoding MotA/TolQ/ExbB proton channel family protein; the protein is MLNTLLQNTQEGAELLTDEVPVQKTLSIIELISSGGVAGQFIIALLFLMLVGAIYIYFERMFAIKAASQIDGNFMNQIKDHVSHGKIDSAQILCAQVNSPVSRLIGKGISRIGKPLADINTAIENAGRLEVYGLEKNVSVLATISGAAPMIGFLGTVIGMILSIFEIANSGGQIDIKLLADGLYTAMTTTVAGLIVGIVAYMAFNHLVVKTDKVVYQMEANSLEFLDHLNEPT
- the nhaD gene encoding sodium:proton antiporter NhaD, encoding MEAAIILVFVIGYLAITLEHNLKIDKLIPALVMMAICWALISLGLDSFPNWFDSAKHSLVDGFAGFAPEEKLHLMEETLLHHLGKTAEILVFLLGAMTIVEIIDYFDGFATIKNFVKTKKKTKILWLFGFLAFILSAIIDNLTATIVLISILQKIVKDREVRIWFAGLIIIAANAGGAWSPIGDVTTTMLWIGKKVSTGHLMGYLLIPSFLCMAVPTLIASFLPAFKGDLEIEEVEEKKKSKFGSTMLYLGLGAIVFVPIFKMVTHLPPYVGMMLSLGVVAVFAEIYSSSKFSISDFNDAAESDAHAHHSPVHSSLSKIELPSILFFLGILMAVAALESLGVLFEFADSLKEGMPMLGTELHHSGVSDLVMLLLGVGSAVIDNVPLVAASLGMFSEPMDNELWHFVAFSAGTGGSMLIIGSAAGVVAMGMEKIDFFWYLKKISWLAAIGFLVGSAAFMVTRTLF
- a CDS encoding anhydro-N-acetylmuramic acid kinase, giving the protein MIKDEYKVVGVMSGTSLDGVDFVYATFKFDKTWHFKIIYSETIAYNSQWVENLRGLVSFNLEGLKEMDNNYTNFLSMRIAAFINKFEIKNIDAICSHGHTALHRPEKGLTYQIGNMPHLAVLLEQTVVCDFRVQDVELGGQGAPLVPIGDRLLFSEYDFCLNLGGFANISTEIDGERIAYDVCPVNIVLNSYVKQLGFDYDDEGKIASTGTINDELLEKLNNLEFYKANYPKSLGLEWVDKYVFPLVNAFQLEIKDVLKTFVEHVAIQLACEINKKKEATVLATGGGVYNAYLVERLEVYSKNKIIIPSKSIVEFKEALIFGFLGVLKIRNEVNCLKSVTGASKNHSSGRIYLP